The Lathyrus oleraceus cultivar Zhongwan6 chromosome 5, CAAS_Psat_ZW6_1.0, whole genome shotgun sequence genome includes the window GTGTACGACAAACCATTAGATCTCCGGAAATGTGACTATACAAATGAAAAATCCAACCTAAAGGGGAAGACGCTGTCTGCAGCACTAATGTCCGATGCCAAGTTCGATGGTGCTGACATGACAGAAGTTGTAATGTCCAAGGCTTATGCTGTTGGGGGCAGCTTCAGAGGTAGTTACATTTCTTACTATCACAAAATCCATTGAATGCTGATGCTATTTTTAGCCTTCATAGATGACCAAACACACGGAACATCTTGATATTGTTCATTTTTCGATCTTCTGCTATACAGACAGTCAAGACGCTGACTCAATTATGATATTTTACAGGTGTGGACTTCTCGAATGCGGTGTTGGACCGTGTTAATTTCGGGAAAGCTGATCTTCAAGGAGCTGTATTTAGGAACACGGTTTTGTCGGGCTCGACCTTTGACGAAGCTAAGCTGGAAGGTGCTGTTTTTGAGGACACTATCATTGGTTACATTGATCTCCAGAAGATATGCAGAAATACGAGCATCGGCGAGGAAGGAAGAGCGGAGCTAGGATGTCGATGATGATTAAGAAATGTCTTTCATTCATGTTTTTTTTAAGCCGCTATAACATGAATCCATGATATAGGAAAGTGCATTGGTGAGGAGGAGAAATAGTAGATGTTTGCTGCTACATAACATGTCTTCATTCTTTCAAATCCGTTAACTTTTCAGTTTCTGTCACAGGCCTTGTGTGAAATCCAtgaatatttattttaaatgTTAATGATATCAAAAATCAGTGGTGTTTTATATGATCTTAAAATTTATTAAACAACAGTATAAAAAACATAAACAACAAAGCGCATCTGGTGTAGTGGTATCATAGTACCCTCCCACGGTACTGACCAGGGTTCGATTCCCTGGATGCGCAGAAGGTTGTGTAATTtttgtgtgttatttattttgACTCAAAGTGCAtttattttttaaacaattttttCACACAACActttatttattaatttattcATAATTCACATATTTCGAATACTTCTTTAGTTCAGCTTAAT containing:
- the LOC127081841 gene encoding thylakoid lumenal 17.4 kDa protein, chloroplastic; this encodes MANISIPLPRTGLLSIRNCSTKRPSFATPAPPFRITCSVVGEAELDGSENKARLFSFNTIKGVACGILAAYTVTSASFPVIAATQRLPPLSTEPNRCERAFVGNTIGQANGVYDKPLDLRKCDYTNEKSNLKGKTLSAALMSDAKFDGADMTEVVMSKAYAVGGSFRGVDFSNAVLDRVNFGKADLQGAVFRNTVLSGSTFDEAKLEGAVFEDTIIGYIDLQKICRNTSIGEEGRAELGCR